The DNA segment CTACATCTTTTCTAAGCTCCCCTATTGTTTTTGTTTTTATTCCAGCATTATCTAAAGCCTCTTGTAAATCTTTTCTGTTAGGATTTACACAGATTCCTCTCTCTGTTACTAAAATATCAACTGTTTCTCCAGGTGTAACAACATTTGTTACTTTATCTGTGATTATTGGTATTCTTTTTCTCATTGTTGGAGCCACTACTAAAGTAAGTTTTGCCCCTGCTGCTGTATCTGGTGCTCCTCCAACAGCTCCCATTATCATTCCTGTTGAACCTGTTAGTGAGTTTATATTATAATCTTCGTCAATTTCTGTTGCAGAAAGTATCATTACATCTAGTTGATGAGCTACACAAGATTTATTGTGTGGATTAGCATACATTGAAGATGACATCTCTAAATGATTTGCATTTTTTGCAACAGATGCTGCTGCTACTCCATCAAAACTTTGAGTATCTAAAATAGCATTAAAATATCCTTCCTCTAAAAGTTCAACTAAATATCCAGTTGCTCCACCTGAAACAAAAGATCCTTTTATTTCATTTTCTTTCATATATTCTTTTAAGAATCTACATACTGCTAGTGATGATCCACCTGAACCAGCTTGGAAAGAAAATCCATTTTTTATAGCTCCACTTGCTATTAAAACTTTTGCAGCATTTTCAGCTATTAAAAGTTCTTGAGGATTTTTTGTAATTCTTGTAGCTCCAGTTGCTATTTGTTCTGGATCTCCTATTGAATCTACAACTACAACATAATCAGTATATATCATAGGTATTGATATTTTTTGTAATGGAAATTCTACTAGATTATCAGTTATTGCAACAACTTTATCAGCATATTCAGCATCTACCATTGGATATCCCATAGCACCAAAAGCTGATTTTCCTTCACAACCATTCATATTCCCCATTGGATCACAAGCTGGTGCAGCAATAAATGCAATATCGATTTTTAATTCTCCTGCCTCAATTGCTCTTCCTCTTCCACCGTGAGTTCTAAATACAACTGGTTTTCCCAAAATATTATTTTTAGATATTTCTTTTGCAATCTCTCCTCTAAGACCAGAAGTATTTATTCCTGTAACCACTCCGTTTCTTATATGTTCGATTAAAGGTTCGTGAGCTTTTGTAAGTGATGAAGCTACTAAATTAAGATTTTTTATTCCCATTTTAGCTATTTCATCCATTACCATATTTAAAACATAATCACCATTTCTTAGGTGGTGGTGGAAAGATATTGTCATTCCATCTTTTATTTGACATTTTTCTAAAGCCTCTCTTATTGAAGCCACCAATTTGCTATCTCCAGGTTTTGAGCAAGATAATTTTACAGAACTTCTTTCTCCACAAGGAGCTGTTGCAAATGGTCCAGCATAAGGTTTAACCTCTCCATACCCTTCAATATAACTAGGAATTTCTCTATTTACTTTATTTATTAATGTTTTTATTTCCACTCTAATTCATCTCCTCTTTATTTGATAACTCCTGCTGCTTTAGCAAGTCTAACCACTCTTTCTGCTTTTGAAATAACAGGTATATCAACCATTTTTCCATCAACTGTTATTACTCCACCTCTACTAATATCTGCGGCTGCTGCAGCCTCAACTATTCTTAAAGATTTTTCAATTTCCTCTTTACTAGGAGTAAATACATCGTGAATTATTTTTATTTGAGAAGGGTGAATACAAGATTTTCCAGCAAATCCAAGATTCATAGAAGATTTTATTTCATTTTTAAATCCTTCCACATCAGCTAAGTCTGACCAAACAGTATCTATTGCATCGATTCCAGCTATTGAAGCAGCCATTGATACCATATTTCTAGCCATAAATATCTCTGTTCCCTCTTTAGTTCTTGTAGCTCCAAGACATCTTGTATAGTCTTCTGCTCCAAAAGATACGCTTACAATTCTTGGAGATGCTTTAACTATATCAAATACATTCATTACAGCTTTTGGAGTTTCAATAGATGCTTGTATTTTACAAGAACCTACTTCTATTCCATTTTCTTTTTCTATTTCTGTAAGAAGTTCGTCTAGCTCTTTTATTTGTTCTGGAGTTTCTGTCATAGCAAGTCTCATATTTCTAAGTCCAGCAGGAACTAAAGTTTTTACATCATCTTTTCCAAACTCTGTATAAAGTGGATTTATTCTGGCAAATATCTCTGTATCTCCGTAGTCCACTACTTTTAAAGCCTCAGCAAGTAAATCTCTTGCTGCATCTTTTTCAGAATATTTTACTGCATCTTCTAAATCAAACAAAACACAGTCTGGTCCATATAGATGAGCTGTAACTAACATTTTTGGGTTATTTGCTGGAGCAAACATCATTGTTCTTCTTGATCTTCTAATTGCCATTATTTATCCCCTCCATTCATAGCTCTTCTTATAGCTGTTCTTGTTCTTCCTTTTATAACAAAATCCAATGCACCAAAATCTTGAACTAAAACTTTTGCATTTTCAACTTTCATATCTTCTAAAACTTCTCTTACTGCTTTTTCCATTAATTTTCCAAACATTTTTTTTAACTTAGATTCTATTGTTATCTCTATTCCTTGAAAATCAAGATCAACTGTTACTAAAACATCAGAATCTTTTTCATTTCCACAAACGCCTATCATCTTTCCTCCTTAAAATATTCCAGTTTACAGAATATTGTATACAGTATTTATATTAGAATTTTAACTCTTTTTACAACTTTTGTCAATATAGTTATCAAAATTTATAATAAAATAAGAGAAAAGTTTTCCCTTTTCTCTTATTTCAATTAAATATTTATTTTTCTATTTATTGAGATTTTAAAAGAAAAGAATATTTTATTTTCAGTTATTTCTATTTTTTCTTTTCTAATGCAAATTTTATTAATGGATAAACTAACATTATTACACAAGCAGTCATTAAAACAGCTGTGATTGGTTTTGTAAATATTGTAGCTAAACTTCCATTTGTTAATGTATAAGCTCTTCTAAAGTTAGATTCACTCATTTGTCCTAATACTAATCCAAGAACAAGAGCAGCTGAATTATATTTTAATTTAACAAATAAATATCCTATTATTCCTGCAGTTGCCATTAATAATACGTCACCAGAGTTATTTTTTAAAGCATAAGCACCAATTGTAGCAAGCATTACAATTACAGGTCCTAATATTGTATAAGGTACAGCTAAAATTTTAGCAAATACTTTAGCTACTGCCATTGCAACGATAACCATTACAATATTAGTTACAAACATAGATCCAAATACAGATGCTAAGTAATCTGGTTGAGTTTTTACCAATAATGGTCCTATTTGAACCCCTTTAATTACAAGAGCAGTCATCATAATAGCTGCAGCGTTTCCACCAGGGATTCCTAAAGATAGTAATGGTACCATTGATCCTCCAGTAGCAGCATTATTAGCAGCCTCTGAAGCAACTATTCCGTCTGCAATTCCTGTTCCAAGTTTATCTGCCCTTTTTGAAACTTTTTTCTCTATAGCATATGATAGGAAAGAAGCTATTGTTGCTCCTGCTCCCGGTAAAATTCCAACTATTGTTCCAAGTATAGAAGCTCTTGTCATAGTAGCTTTTGTAGCCCAAATTTCTTTAAATCCAGGTAAAACAGTTTTTATTTTTCCATCTCCATCATCTTTAGAAACACTTTCTAATTTTGTTCTAGGTTTACCAGTTTGTTTTAAAACTTCTGTTACAGCAAAAAGTCCTATCATTACAGGAATCATTTCTATTCCAGAAAGAAGTGTTGAACTTCCCCAAGTAAATCTCGCTATACCAAGCATTGGGTCCATTCCTATACAAGCTAAGAATAATCCTAAAAGTCCAGAAATCAAAGTTTTTACTATATTATCACTATCAAGACAAGATAAAACTGAAAGTCCTAAGAATGAAACAGCAAATAGTTCTGATGGTCCAAATTTTAAAGCTATACTTGATAACTGTGGAGATATAAGTGCCATTGCAAAAGCTGCTACCATTCCTCCAACTGCTGAAGCCACTAGTGAAAATCCTAAAGCTTTTCCAGCTTCCCCTCTTTGAGCCATTGGATAACCATCAAATGTTGTTGGAGCACTTGAAGGTGTTCCAGGAATTTTAAATAGGATAGCTGTAATTCCTCCACCTGTAATAGAAGCACAATAAACTGCAACTAAGAAAGCTATTGCAATAACTGGATTCATTGCATAAGCAAATGGTAAAGCCAAAGCTACTGCCATTGAAGCACTAACACCAGGTAAAGCACCAAAAATAACACCTAATATTGTTCCTGCTGTAATCAACAAAAATGTACTTGGAGTTAATATAATTTTTAATCCTGTAAATAACAAATCAAACATCTTTTATAACCCCCTTTTTATGTTAAGAATTATAGTTTCTAATGATAATGCAAAGTTACGGAATATTCCAATTCCTCTTTCAAGTCTTATATCAAGTAATCCTTGGAAAATTGCATATAATATAAAGGTAATAATTAAAGAAAATACAAGAAGTTTTACTATTTTTCTTTCTCCTAATAATGCTCCATAAGCACTTAAGAATAAAAAGCAACTAGCTACAAATCCTATATATGGCATTACCAAAGTCATTGCTGCTATAAGTATCATTCCTAAAAATAGTTTACTTTTGAAAAATCCAACAATATCTATTTTCTCTTTTTCTTTTCCTTTATTTTGTTTTATTGTACTAACTATATTTGAAATTAAAAGTCCTACCATTAAAACTATTATAATTCTTGGCCAAAATGCTGCTCCTAACTCTGTTGGAGTTGGTGCTGGAGATTCTGCTCCGACTAAGAAGAAACAATAAATATTAAATATAATCAACCCTACTGAGAATAAAATATCCAAAATTTTCACCTACCTTTTATAAAAAAGAGGTGTAGAGAACTACACCTCAGA comes from the Fusobacterium perfoetens genome and includes:
- the citF gene encoding citrate lyase subunit alpha gives rise to the protein MKTLINKVNREIPSYIEGYGEVKPYAGPFATAPCGERSSVKLSCSKPGDSKLVASIREALEKCQIKDGMTISFHHHLRNGDYVLNMVMDEIAKMGIKNLNLVASSLTKAHEPLIEHIRNGVVTGINTSGLRGEIAKEISKNNILGKPVVFRTHGGRGRAIEAGELKIDIAFIAAPACDPMGNMNGCEGKSAFGAMGYPMVDAEYADKVVAITDNLVEFPLQKISIPMIYTDYVVVVDSIGDPEQIATGATRITKNPQELLIAENAAKVLIASGAIKNGFSFQAGSGGSSLAVCRFLKEYMKENEIKGSFVSGGATGYLVELLEEGYFNAILDTQSFDGVAAASVAKNANHLEMSSSMYANPHNKSCVAHQLDVMILSATEIDEDYNINSLTGSTGMIMGAVGGAPDTAAGAKLTLVVAPTMRKRIPIITDKVTNVVTPGETVDILVTERGICVNPNRKDLQEALDNAGIKTKTIGELRKDVEHLTGTPEKTEFGDTIVGVIEYRDGTVIDVIRQAK
- a CDS encoding HpcH/HpaI aldolase/citrate lyase family protein, producing the protein MAIRRSRRTMMFAPANNPKMLVTAHLYGPDCVLFDLEDAVKYSEKDAARDLLAEALKVVDYGDTEIFARINPLYTEFGKDDVKTLVPAGLRNMRLAMTETPEQIKELDELLTEIEKENGIEVGSCKIQASIETPKAVMNVFDIVKASPRIVSVSFGAEDYTRCLGATRTKEGTEIFMARNMVSMAASIAGIDAIDTVWSDLADVEGFKNEIKSSMNLGFAGKSCIHPSQIKIIHDVFTPSKEEIEKSLRIVEAAAAADISRGGVITVDGKMVDIPVISKAERVVRLAKAAGVIK
- the citD gene encoding citrate lyase acyl carrier protein; translation: MIGVCGNEKDSDVLVTVDLDFQGIEITIESKLKKMFGKLMEKAVREVLEDMKVENAKVLVQDFGALDFVIKGRTRTAIRRAMNGGDK
- a CDS encoding tripartite tricarboxylate transporter permease, producing MFDLLFTGLKIILTPSTFLLITAGTILGVIFGALPGVSASMAVALALPFAYAMNPVIAIAFLVAVYCASITGGGITAILFKIPGTPSSAPTTFDGYPMAQRGEAGKALGFSLVASAVGGMVAAFAMALISPQLSSIALKFGPSELFAVSFLGLSVLSCLDSDNIVKTLISGLLGLFLACIGMDPMLGIARFTWGSSTLLSGIEMIPVMIGLFAVTEVLKQTGKPRTKLESVSKDDGDGKIKTVLPGFKEIWATKATMTRASILGTIVGILPGAGATIASFLSYAIEKKVSKRADKLGTGIADGIVASEAANNAATGGSMVPLLSLGIPGGNAAAIMMTALVIKGVQIGPLLVKTQPDYLASVFGSMFVTNIVMVIVAMAVAKVFAKILAVPYTILGPVIVMLATIGAYALKNNSGDVLLMATAGIIGYLFVKLKYNSAALVLGLVLGQMSESNFRRAYTLTNGSLATIFTKPITAVLMTACVIMLVYPLIKFALEKKK
- a CDS encoding tripartite tricarboxylate transporter TctB family protein; translation: MDILFSVGLIIFNIYCFFLVGAESPAPTPTELGAAFWPRIIIVLMVGLLISNIVSTIKQNKGKEKEKIDIVGFFKSKLFLGMILIAAMTLVMPYIGFVASCFLFLSAYGALLGERKIVKLLVFSLIITFILYAIFQGLLDIRLERGIGIFRNFALSLETIILNIKRGL